A single region of the Triticum dicoccoides isolate Atlit2015 ecotype Zavitan chromosome 2B, WEW_v2.0, whole genome shotgun sequence genome encodes:
- the LOC119365476 gene encoding probable protein-S-isoprenylcysteine O-methyltransferase encodes MRHLLLPAPRQRQASLPAPAAQALSPSASSGPQIPALPMAARTQAWQFAAALVFFHGSEYVLAAAFHGHSNVTATSLLISKQYVLAMSFAMVEHLTESLFFPEIKGYLFVSNIGLLMVLVGEIIRKIAVVTAGRAFTHVIRIQYEDQHQLVTHGIYRFMRHPGYSGFLLWAVGTQVMLCNPVSTVVFTLVLWRFFARRIPYEEFFLRQFFGSQYEEYARKVHSGLPFIN; translated from the exons ATGCGGCATCTCCTCCTCCCAGCACCTCGCCAACGCCAAGCATCTCTTCCCGCTCCCGCTGCCCAAGCCCTGAGCCCCAGCGCAAGCTCCGGTCCCCAGATCCCCGCTCTGCCCATGGCGGCGCGGACGCAGGCGTGGCAGTTCGCGGCCGCCTTGGTCTTCTTCCACGGCTCCGAGTACGTCCTCGCCGCCGCCTTCCACGGCCACAGCAACGTCACCGCCACCT CACTTCTTATCAGCAAGCAGTATGTTTTGGCAATGAGTTTTGCGATGGTGGAACACCTGACAGAAAGCCTTTTCTTCCCAGAAATAAAAGGGTATCTGTTTGTCAGTAATATTGGCCTTCTGATGGTGCTTGTTGGTGAAATTATTCGTAAAATTGCTGTTGTAACAGCTGGACGTGCCTTTACACATGTTATACGGATTCAGTATGAAGACCAGCATCAGTTGGTAACTCATGGAATTTATAG ATTTATGCGGCATCCTGGGTATTCAGGCTTTCTTCTATGGGCAGTTGGAACGCAGGTTATGCTGTGCAATCCAGTATCTACAGTTGTATTTACATTGGTGTTGTGGCGTTTCTTTGCAAGGCGGATACC ATATGAAGAATTTTTCTTGAGGCAATTTTTTGGCTCTCAATATGAAGAATATGCACGGAAAGTGCACTCGGGGTTACCATTTATAAACTGA